The following is a genomic window from Myxosarcina sp. GI1.
AAACTTGCGATAAACATTTAATTGGAGCAGATCGAGTCGTCTGTGCTGAAACACCAGAGCAGTTTTTTGCCGTTGGGCTTTGCTACAAGCAGTTTTCACCCACAGAAGATGCAGAAATTATCGATCTACTGGAACGAGCAGCAGCAAGAAGTTAAAGAGTGAAAGCAGTGAAAGCAGTGAAAGCAGTGAAAGCAGTGAAAGCAGTGAAAACAGAAAATGTTGATACAAACTTTTTTTTGTTTTCACGCTCTACGAACATTGAAACATTAATATTTAACAATAAGTAGTTAAACTTTATTGTTCATTGCTGACTGCTCATTGCTCATTGCTCATTGTTCATTGCTCACTGTTCTTTTGCTTCTAATTTTTCCAAACGACTTTTCAATTCCTGATTATCTTGTTTGAGCAAATCGAGTTCTTGGCGTAACTCTTTAACTGCCTTATCCGAACCCAAATTTTTCTGCACTTTGGTAACGGCTTCTTCTGCCCTACGGCGTACCCTACCATCGGGAGTTTGTGCTGCCAGGGCATTGAGAATCGCGATCGCGCCAGAAGTTTCCATCTGACTCAAAGCCGAAACTACTGCTACTTGAGTTAAAAAGAAAGATTCCCCCGCAATGGCTTCTAAGCGTTCTAAAATTGCCCCAACTTTGTCGGGTGTTTGACCCGTAGAAACCGTACCCAAAGAACGAATTGCCGCGAGTCTTAAAGGCTGCGGTACATCAGGTTTGGTGTATTCGCTAATAATATCTACCGCTTCGGGAACGGTTTTCATTTTGCTCAAGCCAGCGATCGCGCCTGAACGTACTACTTCATTCCAACCTCCACGATTTTCTAAGACTTGTTGCAGTAGGGAAATTGCCTCAGACTGTTTTTCTTTGAGATTACCTGCTACCATTCCCCCTATGCTACGAGCGCAGGCAGCTTCAGTGTAGTAACTGGCATCACCTTTATTTAGGCATTGGGCGATCGTGTTGTAGCAAGAAGCATTCTTAAAATTACTCAAAGCTTCGATAACGGCGCGACGCACCCTGGCATCGGCATCATTTAGCCCAGACATTAAAGTTTCGGTAGCCTGGTCGAGTTTAATTTTACCGAGTTGTTTGGCAACTTCTACCCTTACACCCCAGAAGCGATCGCTTTTCAGAGCTTTACCTAAAGCTTTGACTATTTCCAAACCGCCTTTTTTAGTAAGTGCTGCGGCAGCATAGATACGAGAAATCGGATCGGGGTCGTGTTGCAGTTGATTTTTAAGTTCGGTAACGGGATACTGTAAATTGACGGTTTTTAGCCAGTTATTGTCTACATCAAAGCTAATAAAGTCGGGTTTTTTGTCTAAAGGAAAATAGAAGCTTTGCTCTTTTTGATGGATGCGGAGGCTAAAAGGTTGTAGTTTTGGTTTTTTATCGCCAATATAGCCAAAAGCAAGTGAAATTTTAAGATCGAATAGTTCGCTGTTGCTACCCGAAAGTTCTTTTTTAGCCTGTTCTTGAGTTACGGTTATACAGGCTAAATTGCTATCCCCATCCCAACTATAGGCTACTTTAAAATCGGGATGACCGCCGCGAAAGACATAGCGATCGAATAAAGGTGATAAATTATAGCCAGTGGCTTTGTCGATCGCCCGCAATAAATCTATGGTTTCTACTGTCCGATGGGCATTGTCGTTTACAAAAGTTTGAATGGCTTTATCGAATAGTTCATCTCCCAATACTGCGCGAATCATGTGATAGACGCAGGCACCTTTTTCATAGAGATGGCGATCGTAAAGTTCGATCGCCTCGCGATAGACGTTAGTAACAATGGGACGACGATAGCGCGAACTGTCTTCTTCGATATAGGTACGGGCTTCATTTAACAGATAATAAGCCGCGTCGTCTTTGCCGTATTCGGCTTCCGTCCAAAAAACTTCGGCATAAGAAGCCATACCCTCTTTAATCCAGGCGTGCGACCAGTGTTTGATTACTACCAAGTCGCCAAACCATTGATGCGCTAATTCGTGCAACACCAAACTTTCCGTACGCATATTGTCGATCTTTGCCCGTTCGTCTAACAAACAGCGATCGGTAAGCAGAGTAGTGGAAGTATTCTCCATCCCGCCAAAGATAAAATCATCAACGCAAACTTGAGCGTATTTGGGATAGGGATAGTCATAGCCGTATTTCTTAGAGAGAAACTCGACCATGCGCGGCGTTTTTTCCATGCTGCGTTTGCCATCTGCCTCTCGTCCTTTCTCTACGTAATAGTTAACGGGAATATCGCGCCATTTATCTTTAATCTCGGCAAAGTCTCCTACCGCCAAAGTCATTAGATAAGTAGGATGAACCTGCTGTTGGTGCCAGTGATAGATCTTGTCTTTGCCGACAGTTTCGGTGTTGACTAATTCCCCGTTGGATACTGCCATGTATTCTTGGGGAACGCGGACGCGAATTTCGGAGGTAGCTAACTGTCCTGGATAGTCAAAGCAGGGAAACCAAAACCTGGAGTCCTCATCCTCTCCCTGCGTCCATACCTGAGTGGGTTTGTTGGGATAGTGTTCGGTAGGGCTGATAAAGTAAAGTCCTCGTTGTGGCTGTTCTACTTTATAGGCGATCGCTACTTTTACTGCTTCGGTAGTGGTCGGTTGGGATAAGTCAATCTTTATTTGTTCGCCGTCATAGTCAAAATTCTGACTTACTTCATCGACTAAAACCGATTCGATTTCTAAATCTACTGCATCGAGAGTTAGCTGTTCGATACCAGAACGTATTGGAGTTATAGTAATGGTACAGGTTCCCGCAAAACTTTTCTGGGGTA
Proteins encoded in this region:
- a CDS encoding M1 family metallopeptidase, with the protein product MSHNYSYFDVEERPSFELPGAKPHYNPDRPGQVNHIKLDLELDIPQKSFAGTCTITITPIRSGIEQLTLDAVDLEIESVLVDEVSQNFDYDGEQIKIDLSQPTTTEAVKVAIAYKVEQPQRGLYFISPTEHYPNKPTQVWTQGEDEDSRFWFPCFDYPGQLATSEIRVRVPQEYMAVSNGELVNTETVGKDKIYHWHQQQVHPTYLMTLAVGDFAEIKDKWRDIPVNYYVEKGREADGKRSMEKTPRMVEFLSKKYGYDYPYPKYAQVCVDDFIFGGMENTSTTLLTDRCLLDERAKIDNMRTESLVLHELAHQWFGDLVVIKHWSHAWIKEGMASYAEVFWTEAEYGKDDAAYYLLNEARTYIEEDSSRYRRPIVTNVYREAIELYDRHLYEKGACVYHMIRAVLGDELFDKAIQTFVNDNAHRTVETIDLLRAIDKATGYNLSPLFDRYVFRGGHPDFKVAYSWDGDSNLACITVTQEQAKKELSGSNSELFDLKISLAFGYIGDKKPKLQPFSLRIHQKEQSFYFPLDKKPDFISFDVDNNWLKTVNLQYPVTELKNQLQHDPDPISRIYAAAALTKKGGLEIVKALGKALKSDRFWGVRVEVAKQLGKIKLDQATETLMSGLNDADARVRRAVIEALSNFKNASCYNTIAQCLNKGDASYYTEAACARSIGGMVAGNLKEKQSEAISLLQQVLENRGGWNEVVRSGAIAGLSKMKTVPEAVDIISEYTKPDVPQPLRLAAIRSLGTVSTGQTPDKVGAILERLEAIAGESFFLTQVAVVSALSQMETSGAIAILNALAAQTPDGRVRRRAEEAVTKVQKNLGSDKAVKELRQELDLLKQDNQELKSRLEKLEAKEQ